Genomic segment of Heterodontus francisci isolate sHetFra1 chromosome 26, sHetFra1.hap1, whole genome shotgun sequence:
GCTCCTGGAGGACCAACCAGGACAGCCATGGCTTCAATCAGTAACACAAGCCCAATGGCACTGGAGAACTTCTGGGTTCCAACAATCGCCATCAAGACTTCAAACTGCAGTGCTCCCACCATTCCATAGGACATTCCAAAGAAAATGCAAAATATCGTCAGTCCAACATAATCACGAGCAAAGGAGCCCCCGAGATCTGTAATTCCATTGAAAATCATAGCAAAGCTGAAAAGATACACACACCGAGGCCGGACCGGCTTCAATCCAGCAAGAATACCGCTAAGAGGTCGAGCAAAAATATCAACAAAACCCAAGATAGTCAACAAGAAAGCAGCGTCTGTGTCTGGTACTCCAATGTCTTTTGCATAGTTCACTATGAACACAGGAGGAACAAAGAGACCAAAGACCATAATGGAAGCTGCTACTGTGTATATCAAAAAGCCTCGATCCTTAAAGACAGTGAAATCCAGCAGCCTCTTTTTCTTCTCCACCTGAGTTTTCTTTTTTTGTTCAATTTCTTTTGCTTCTTTGGGGCTAGCTTCCAGGGGTCTCATCAGTGCTGCACATGCACAGCAGTTCAGCAGTAGACCCCCAAGAATGAGAAAACCCCCTCGCCATCCATATACCTTAGACAGGTACTGACCTAATGGAGAGAGGCAACACAAGAACACGGGACTCCCAGCTGCAGATAAGCCATTTGCTAATGGGCGTCGCTTATCAAAGTAGCGGTTTAACATGATGAGAGATGGTTGGAAGTTCAAGGCTAGACCCAGACCTGCAGTGAAAACAAAAAGGTCATTCATTTAGTTAAGTTTCTTTTTGGAGGGGGAGGGACTGTTTACAATTAAATGAAATAACATTTTTAAACCAAATGTTATAGAACGAAATTTGACACTCAACCACATGAcgagatatcagggcagatgatgaaaagcttggttatagaggtaggttttaaggcgtgtcttaaaggaggagagagaggtagagaggtgtgcAGAGGGAACTCTAgaacttaggacccaggcagctgaaggtgcggctgccaatggtggagcaattaaaattggggatgcacaagaggccagaattggagaagtgcagagatctcggaatgTTGTATGGCTGGAgggaaacatggatgagaattttaaaattgaagtgttgccagaccaggagccaatataagtcagcatgcaaaggggtgatgggtaaacgggacttggtacgagttaggatacTTCAAGTTTATGTAAGATACATTCAAAatgtaaacaaaataaaataaatggcAGTGCCTTTCAAGCTGACGCTACCAAGATTGGATATGGGGTTCCATTAGATTTtacgataattggcaaaagaaccagagtggaGATGAGAGATTTTTTTTATGCagaaagttgttatgatctggaatgcagtacctgaaagGGCGGTGtaaatagattcaatagtaactttcgaaaggaaattgaatatatacttgaaaaggaaaaatattgcagggctatggggattgtgaCTAATTGGGCTCTTTCACAGGCacagagccaaatggcctccttcctaaTTTcttaagtaattaagaaggcaaatagaattttggcctttattgctagggggctggagtttaaaaatagggaagtcttgttacaactggtgaggccgcacctggagtactgtgtacagttttggtccccatatttaagaaaggatatactggcattggaggcagttcaaaagagattaactcagctgattcctgggatgaaggggttgacttatcaagaacagctaaacaggttaggcctttattcattagagtttagaagaatgaggggtgatcttattgaaacgtacaagagtctgagggggcttgacagggtagatgttgagaaaatgtttcctctcgtgggggaatcttgaactcggggacatagttacagaataaggggacactcatttaaaaatgaggtgcgaaggaatttcttctctcagagggtagcgaacgtctggaattctctaccccagagagttgtggaggctagatcactgaaagtacttagaggtagatagatagatttttgaaatatcggggagttgagggctatgaggagctggcacgaaagaggagttgaggtctggggctgatcagccatgatcttattgaatggcggggcaggctttgaggggctgaatggcctactcccactcctatttcttatgtttttatgttccgtGCCGTATGATTCAATGGCCTGAATTTTTCTGCCCCCCCAAAgtgcgggatggtggcagggggcgtGGGAGGGGGAAGACATAAAATGGAGCGGAaagctcagggggcccttcccaacccactctcacctccaccactttacgcagggcagcggcgGCGAAAAACAGccggcctgccccaggccaatcaaggcccttaagtggccacttaagggcctctgctcaccaccatggggattttacccttggctggtgggcgGCCCAGGCCTGTGAAAAACTGCTGTTAAAAGGAGGCAGCTTTCCAACggcttgggggggtgggtggggggggggg
This window contains:
- the LOC137384307 gene encoding monocarboxylate transporter 4-like, whose protein sequence is MGVAVEDTRPTGVKAPDGGWGWAILLGCFVITGFSYAFPKAVSVFFKELIKEFHVGYSDTAWISSILLAMLYGTGPLCSILVNRFGCRPVMMMGGLFAAAGMVLSSLCTSIIQIYMTAGVITGLGLALNFQPSLIMLNRYFDKRRPLANGLSAAGSPVFLCCLSPLGQYLSKVYGWRGGFLILGGLLLNCCACAALMRPLEASPKEAKEIEQKKKTQVEKKKRLLDFTVFKDRGFLIYTVAASIMVFGLFVPPVFIVNYAKDIGVPDTDAAFLLTILGFVDIFARPLSGILAGLKPVRPRCVYLFSFAMIFNGITDLGGSFARDYVGLTIFCIFFGMSYGMVGALQFEVLMAIVGTQKFSSAIGLVLLIEAMAVLVGPPGAGKLFDFTKNFKYVFYLAGSEVVLSALVLATGNYFCIPKSTEPPVKEQKENVEEGEQQNEPEAVDSIEVEQFLKDETEKNGEILPTPETSV